The Deltaproteobacteria bacterium genome includes a window with the following:
- a CDS encoding sigma-54 dependent transcriptional regulator, translated as MKKGKILIAEDHELSRENLSELLRNCGYEVTAVEDGRLARDAFIEDKYDLVITDLKMPNVDGLRLLEFIQEINPENIVIIITGHGTISTAVEAMKLGAFDYITKPLKDDLVTLTIERALSYAKLREENITLKKNLKKRYDFDKMIGYSDEMKKVFDTIEKVASSDSTIMIYGESGTGKELVARAIHFNSERINSPLVAVNCGAIPEELLESELFGHEKGAFTGAIRTRIGRFELANGGTIFLDEIGDMSPALQVKVLRVLQEKQFERIGGVKTLQVDVRIIAATNQDLEKAIAEKRFREDLFYRINVIPLILPPLRERKVDIPILANHFLRKFNKLKRKAVVRIVPEAMEYLLRYSWPGNVRELENLIEMIVVLKEEGDIEVADLPGKIMTLPPVGSYINGIEITDQGINYNLLIDQLEKDLLSRALEKAGGAKNKAAKLLNLNRTTFVEKVKRFKIGQ; from the coding sequence ATGAAAAAAGGTAAGATATTAATAGCTGAGGACCACGAACTCAGCAGGGAGAATCTTTCTGAATTACTGAGAAATTGCGGTTATGAGGTAACGGCCGTCGAAGATGGCCGACTGGCCAGGGATGCCTTTATTGAAGATAAGTATGACCTTGTCATTACCGATTTAAAGATGCCAAATGTGGATGGTCTTCGGCTTTTAGAATTTATCCAAGAAATTAATCCTGAAAATATCGTCATTATCATTACCGGTCATGGCACCATTAGTACAGCCGTAGAAGCAATGAAACTCGGCGCGTTTGACTACATCACAAAACCGCTGAAGGATGATCTCGTGACATTGACGATTGAAAGAGCGTTATCCTACGCGAAACTCAGGGAAGAAAATATTACGCTCAAGAAAAATTTAAAAAAAAGATATGATTTCGACAAGATGATCGGATACAGCGATGAGATGAAAAAGGTCTTTGATACAATTGAAAAGGTAGCTTCTTCGGACAGCACGATCATGATATACGGTGAAAGTGGCACAGGTAAAGAATTGGTTGCCAGGGCTATACATTTCAACAGTGAGAGAATCAACTCCCCCCTTGTTGCCGTGAATTGTGGGGCTATTCCTGAAGAACTTCTTGAAAGCGAGTTGTTCGGTCATGAGAAGGGTGCTTTTACAGGAGCCATACGAACGAGAATCGGTAGATTTGAATTGGCGAATGGAGGGACAATATTTCTTGATGAGATCGGGGATATGAGTCCTGCCCTGCAAGTGAAGGTTTTAAGGGTACTTCAGGAGAAACAATTTGAGCGCATCGGGGGTGTTAAGACGCTGCAGGTTGATGTAAGAATTATTGCCGCGACGAACCAGGATTTGGAAAAGGCGATAGCAGAAAAGAGATTTCGAGAAGATCTGTTTTACCGTATTAATGTCATACCGCTTATTCTCCCTCCACTGAGGGAGAGAAAAGTTGATATACCGATTTTAGCTAACCATTTCTTGAGAAAGTTTAACAAGTTAAAGAGAAAAGCAGTGGTAAGAATCGTTCCTGAAGCGATGGAATATCTGCTGAGGTATTCATGGCCTGGAAATGTGAGGGAACTGGAGAATTTGATTGAGATGATCGTTGTTTTAAAGGAGGAAGGTGATATAGAGGTTGCTGATCTTCCCGGAAAAATAATGACGTTACCCCCTGTGGGCAGCTATATCAATGGTATAGAAATAACAGATCAGGGGATTAACTATAACCTTCTTATTGATCAGCTTGAAAAGGACTTACTTTCCAGGGCCTTGGAAAAAGCGGGGGGAGCAAAAAACAAAGCTGCAAAGTTACTAAACTTAAATAGAACAACTTTTGTTGAGAAAGTAAAGAGATTTAAAATTGGTCAGTAG
- a CDS encoding response regulator encodes MPISAENTHDQLCLFRLNGISVEKQSILVVDDDIATRSLVVDAISQSGNYTIIEACDGVEGLEELEKKRFDLVICDVMMPGMNGMELLDRIREINPTTHVILITAYPTIDLTVSAMKTGAVDFLAKPFDIDDLLYKVDVYLRAKTMLGEYGDQTSSTTLNNKISDLSTRSYIYDKIEHARNNDEIFQEMVNLALKVIGGEACSILLYDKDYQEFDAIVVEGVSKAFFKSITIPSLNPILKETVRRKDPLLQNLIENTAYSSVICAPLKMRNQVFGVIVLSGKRNEHVYTERDLYYIQSIANRASLNIENRLLYESLYTNLLSTFESLVTSIQARDYYTEEHSMRAKYLAVKTAEAMNCSPNELESLRIAATLHDVGKIAIPDNILLKPARLTDEEFDVIKNHSVIGESILKPLPILDTERLIIRHHHERWDGKGYPDGLQGSDIPFLSRILTVADSFDAMTNNRPYRKAMEREEAVCELRRNINRQFDEEIVNYFIKII; translated from the coding sequence GTGCCCATTTCCGCAGAAAACACGCACGATCAATTATGTCTGTTCAGGTTGAATGGTATCAGTGTGGAAAAGCAATCTATACTGGTCGTCGATGACGATATCGCCACCAGATCGCTTGTCGTCGATGCGATTAGTCAATCCGGAAATTATACAATAATTGAAGCGTGTGATGGCGTTGAAGGCTTGGAAGAGCTGGAGAAAAAACGTTTTGACCTGGTAATATGCGACGTCATGATGCCTGGCATGAATGGTATGGAGCTCCTGGACAGGATCAGGGAAATTAATCCGACCACGCATGTGATTCTTATTACGGCATACCCGACTATCGACCTTACCGTCTCAGCAATGAAGACCGGTGCAGTAGATTTCCTCGCAAAACCCTTCGATATTGATGACCTCCTCTATAAAGTTGATGTCTATTTAAGGGCAAAAACCATGTTGGGCGAATACGGCGACCAAACATCATCCACAACGTTAAACAATAAAATAAGCGACTTATCTACACGAAGTTATATATATGACAAGATTGAACACGCGAGAAACAATGACGAAATATTTCAAGAAATGGTTAATCTGGCCCTGAAGGTCATCGGTGGGGAGGCTTGTTCCATCCTCTTATATGATAAAGATTATCAGGAATTTGATGCCATTGTTGTAGAGGGGGTATCAAAAGCATTTTTCAAAAGCATAACCATCCCATCGCTGAATCCTATCCTCAAAGAAACCGTCCGCAGAAAAGACCCTTTACTTCAAAATCTTATCGAGAATACTGCATATTCATCTGTCATCTGCGCTCCTTTAAAAATGAGGAACCAGGTCTTTGGCGTCATTGTTCTTTCAGGAAAGAGAAATGAGCATGTCTATACAGAAAGAGACCTTTATTATATCCAGAGCATTGCTAACAGGGCGTCTCTTAATATTGAAAACAGGCTTTTGTACGAAAGCCTGTATACGAATCTCTTGAGTACCTTTGAATCTCTTGTCACGTCAATTCAGGCCCGTGATTATTATACAGAAGAGCACTCAATGAGGGCAAAGTATCTTGCCGTTAAAACCGCAGAAGCCATGAACTGCTCCCCCAACGAATTAGAATCACTGAGAATAGCGGCAACTCTACACGATGTGGGAAAAATCGCGATACCGGATAATATACTGCTTAAACCCGCCAGGCTTACCGATGAAGAATTTGATGTTATCAAGAATCACTCCGTGATTGGAGAAAGCATTCTGAAGCCGCTTCCAATTTTAGATACTGAAAGGTTAATAATCCGCCATCATCACGAGCGTTGGGATGGCAAAGGCTATCCAGACGGACTCCAGGGTTCTGATATTCCCTTTCTATCCAGGATTTTAACCGTTGCCGATTCTTTCGATGCTATGACGAATAACCGCCCATACCGAAAGGCAATGGAGAGAGAAGAAGCTGTTTGTGAGTTAAGAAGAAACATCAACCGTCAGTTCGACGAAGAGATTGTAAATTACTTTATAAAAATTATATAA
- a CDS encoding SPOR domain-containing protein, whose translation MDIRSRIKKTIIFCGRMIPMSLTVYAVFSMSDVVHNIGSYETVSLSVNNVFAQQQATEAVPLKDETKSPSTHDSSLMNNLLEKQKQLDNREKILKEEERKIEALRKDLVEKMEALRAMEEKMTPSLEVQKAEKDKKYQALAKMYEATPAEKASTIFEKMDRKMAAEIMLRMNSKKAGAVWANINRDIGVEIVREITATHSIDAASAKRIAQEITGTGVIKPETKQSVVAESTPKAVPKIAASKRDKPKNIRSEAFKPYAIQIKAVRDIQVAKEYTKILKEEGNDAYWSRMNVKDGGTLYRIFVGHFASREEALTYMKKKDIVSNYPGSYIQKNEQVLPEKKKKRK comes from the coding sequence ATGGATATAAGATCACGGATAAAAAAAACAATTATTTTCTGTGGCAGAATGATACCTATGTCTCTTACTGTTTATGCAGTTTTTTCCATGAGTGATGTAGTGCACAATATTGGTAGTTATGAAACCGTTTCATTGTCTGTCAATAATGTGTTTGCGCAGCAACAGGCAACTGAAGCAGTACCTCTAAAAGATGAAACGAAAAGTCCTTCGACTCACGATAGTAGTCTCATGAATAACTTGTTGGAAAAACAGAAACAGCTTGATAATCGAGAGAAGATACTAAAGGAAGAAGAGAGGAAAATCGAGGCGCTGAGAAAGGATCTTGTGGAAAAAATGGAGGCGCTTAGGGCTATGGAGGAAAAAATGACGCCTTCACTCGAAGTTCAAAAGGCGGAGAAGGATAAAAAATACCAGGCCCTGGCAAAGATGTATGAAGCAACTCCTGCCGAGAAGGCATCAACAATATTCGAAAAGATGGACAGAAAAATGGCGGCTGAAATTATGCTGCGCATGAATAGCAAAAAGGCCGGTGCTGTTTGGGCGAATATCAATCGTGACATAGGGGTGGAGATTGTCAGGGAAATAACCGCAACACACAGTATTGACGCCGCCAGTGCCAAAAGAATTGCTCAAGAAATAACCGGGACGGGAGTGATTAAACCGGAAACTAAACAGAGTGTGGTTGCAGAGAGCACCCCGAAAGCAGTACCGAAAATTGCCGCATCGAAGAGGGACAAACCTAAAAATATCCGGTCTGAGGCATTCAAACCATACGCTATACAGATCAAGGCGGTTCGGGATATTCAGGTAGCAAAGGAGTATACGAAAATACTCAAGGAAGAAGGCAATGATGCTTATTGGTCTCGGATGAATGTGAAAGATGGCGGAACGTTATATAGAATTTTCGTCGGTCATTTTGCCAGCCGCGAGGAGGCACTTACGTACATGAAAAAAAAGGATATCGTAAGCAACTACCCTGGCAGTTACATTCAGAAGAACGAACAGGTACTGCCTGAAAAAAAGAAAAAGCGAAAATAA
- a CDS encoding polymer-forming cytoskeletal protein → MKGTEDNISIINKNSKIEGVLHFKGHLIVEGIIEGTLLAETVFTEKESRVTAKVNVTSLTIAGFFEGDIIVTDTLALLKSADVRGQIRCYKLVIDEGGIINGSVTFISAESPHNNPT, encoded by the coding sequence GTGAAAGGCACTGAAGACAATATTTCCATAATAAACAAAAATAGTAAAATTGAAGGAGTTCTGCATTTTAAAGGACATCTTATCGTTGAAGGAATTATAGAAGGTACACTACTGGCTGAAACTGTTTTCACAGAAAAAGAAAGCCGTGTAACCGCAAAGGTGAATGTAACTTCTCTAACCATTGCCGGATTTTTTGAAGGAGACATTATCGTCACAGATACACTTGCACTTTTAAAGTCAGCCGACGTAAGAGGTCAGATCAGATGCTATAAATTAGTCATTGATGAAGGGGGAATAATAAATGGAAGTGTTACATTCATATCGGCAGAAAGTCCACACAACAACCCAACATAA